The genomic segment CTGCGGGACCAGTCCACCGGGATCAAGAGGAAGATCTACGCCGTGATGTCCCTGGGGTGGGAGGGCTCGGACTCGCAGTGGCGCCACTACCGGCGGGCCTACGGCCTGCTCGCCTCGCTGGCCACGCCCCTCGTCCTCTCCGTGCACAGCGTGGTGTCCTTCGACTTCGCCATGGCCCTGGTGCCGGGCTGGCACTCTACGCTCTTCGCCCCCTTCTTCGTGGACGGCGCCATCTTCTCGGGCTTCGCCATGGTGCTGCTGCTCATGCTTCCCATGCGCTACCTCTTCGACTGGTACGCCTACATCACGGACAAGCACCTGGACGCGATGGGCAAGCTGATCCTGGTCACCAGTCTGGTTCTGACCTACTTCTACCTCTGCGAGGCCTTCACGTCGTGGTACAGCGGCGAGCACTTCGAGCGGGCCTCCCTCTTCTACCGGGCCACCAAGCAATACGCGTGGGCCTTCTGGCTCCAGTATTTCTGCAATAGCCTCGTGCCCCTCGTGCTGTTCTGGAAGAAGGCGCGCACCCATGCCGCCACGCTCTATGTCGTCTCGCTCTTCGTTCTGGTCGGGATGTGGTTCGAGCGCTTCAACATCATCGTCCTGGGGCTCGGCTTCGACTTCTACCCGTACACCTGGGGCACCTACTATCCGACGGTGACGGATTCGACGATCATCATCGGCTCGTTCGCGTGGTTCCTCCTCCTTTTCCTGGGTTTCATCCGCGTGCTGCCCTCGCTGTCTATCGTCGAGGTCAAGGAGGTGCTGCCGCATCCCCTCAAGTACGCCCGCGGGGGGCATCACTAGCATGGCCGGGACTTCCGTCCTGGGCATCTTCGCCCACGTGGACACCACGCTCGACGCCATCCGGAAGCTCCGCGAGAAGGGCTTCTTGGAGCTGACCGTCTACACGCCGGTGCCCGTGGAGGAGATCGAGGAGGAGATCGAGCGCGTGCGGCCCCTGTCGAAGGTGCGTCTGTTCACCCTGATCGGCGCCCTCACGGGCACCAGCGCGGGCTTCTTCCTGACCATCTGGTCCTCGCTCAAGTGGAGCCTGGTGACGGGGGCGAAGGACCCGGTGTCGTACCCACCCTTCATCATCATCGCCTTCGAGCTCACCATCCTCTTCGGCGGGCTGGCCACGGCCCTCGCCATCCTCCTCCTCGGCCGGCTGCCCAAGCTCTCGCCCTCGCCGACCTACGATCCGAGCTTCACGCTGGATCGCTTCGGCGTCGCCGTCAGCTGCCCTCCCGAGACGGCGGCCACGGTGACGTCGCTGCTCACGGCCTCCGGCGCCGAGGAGGTGCGGCAATGATGAAGTATGTCTTCGTCCTCGTCCTCCTGCTGGTGGGTGGGGCGGCGGGGGTGCAGGGGATCCTGCTCGTGTATCGGTGGAACCACAACATGACGGTCACCCAGCGGATCATGCCGGGCGAGATGTCGTTCGCCATGGCCCCGGGCAGCCTGCCGCGGGACGGCGGGCAGCTCTATTACGGGAAGGAGCAGCGCGAGGCCGCGGCCGCCCGGAAGAATCCGGTGCCCGCCACGTCCGAGTCGATCAAGAAGGGCGAGGCGCTCTACGTCGTGTACTGCACGCCCTGCCATGGCGCCTCGGGCAAAGGCGACGGGCTCGTCTCGACGAAGTTCGTGCTCCCGGCCGACCTGAGCAATGCGGCGCTCCAGAAGGCCCGTACCGACGGCTACTGGCAAAGCTATCTCTCGGTGG from the Candidatus Methylomirabilota bacterium genome contains:
- the nrfD gene encoding NrfD/PsrC family molybdoenzyme membrane anchor subunit, with translation MSVATQPGQPSWADVNRDVARTVSMPGNTYFAWMCLVALTLGCGVLAWSYQIWAGMGAAGKRTPQMWAMYITTFVFWIGIGHAGTLISAILYLFRAKWRTSIYRGAEAMTVFAVMTAGLFPLIHAGRIWFAYWLTPYPNQRYLWPNFKSPLVWDVFAISTYLTISVVFFLVGLVPDIAALRDQSTGIKRKIYAVMSLGWEGSDSQWRHYRRAYGLLASLATPLVLSVHSVVSFDFAMALVPGWHSTLFAPFFVDGAIFSGFAMVLLLMLPMRYLFDWYAYITDKHLDAMGKLILVTSLVLTYFYLCEAFTSWYSGEHFERASLFYRATKQYAWAFWLQYFCNSLVPLVLFWKKARTHAATLYVVSLFVLVGMWFERFNIIVLGLGFDFYPYTWGTYYPTVTDSTIIIGSFAWFLLLFLGFIRVLPSLSIVEVKEVLPHPLKYARGGHH
- a CDS encoding DUF3341 domain-containing protein — translated: MAGTSVLGIFAHVDTTLDAIRKLREKGFLELTVYTPVPVEEIEEEIERVRPLSKVRLFTLIGALTGTSAGFFLTIWSSLKWSLVTGAKDPVSYPPFIIIAFELTILFGGLATALAILLLGRLPKLSPSPTYDPSFTLDRFGVAVSCPPETAATVTSLLTASGAEEVRQ
- a CDS encoding cytochrome c, whose translation is MMKYVFVLVLLLVGGAAGVQGILLVYRWNHNMTVTQRIMPGEMSFAMAPGSLPRDGGQLYYGKEQREAAAARKNPVPATSESIKKGEALYVVYCTPCHGASGKGDGLVSTKFVLPADLSNAALQKARTDGYWQSYLSVGGAVMPSYAEALSPVERWHVVNYLRTLAQK